In Gymnogyps californianus isolate 813 chromosome 6, ASM1813914v2, whole genome shotgun sequence, a single window of DNA contains:
- the BUB3 gene encoding mitotic checkpoint protein BUB3 isoform X1, giving the protein MKTMTGSNEFKLNQTPDDGISSVKFSPNTSQFLLVSSWDTTVRLYDVPANTMRLKYQHSGAVLDCAFYDPTHAWSGGLDQQLKMHDLNTDQENLVGAHDAPIRCVEYCPEVNVMVTGSWDQTVKLWDPRTPCNAGTFSQPEKVYTLSVSGDRLIVGTAGRRVLVWDLRNMGYVQQRRESSLKYQTRCIRAFPNKQGYVLSSIEGRVAVEYLDPSPEIQKKKYAFKCHRLKENNIEQIYPVNAISFHNVHNTFATGGSDGFVNIWDPFNKKRLCQFHRYPTSIASLAFSNDGTTLAIASSYMYEMDDIEHPEDGIYIRQVTDAETKPKST; this is encoded by the exons ATGAAAACG ATGACAGGATCAAACGAATTCAAACTAAATCAAACTCCGGATGATGGTATTTCATCAGTAAAGTTTAGTCCAAATACATCTCAGTTTCTGCTTGTTTCATCCTGGGACACAACTGTCCGGCTCTATGATGTTCCTGCCAACACCATGAGACTCAAATATCAACATTCAGGAGCTGTCCTTGACTGTGCTTTTTAT GATCCTACCCATGCCTGGAGTGGAGGATTAGATCAGCAATTGAAAATGCACGATCTGAACACGGACCAAG aaaaccTTGTTGGTGCCCATGATGCTCCTATCAGGTGTGTTGAGTATTGCCCAGAAGTGAACGTCATGGTGACTGGAAGCTGGGATCAAACAGTTAAACTGTGGGATCCCAGAACTCCTTGTAATGCAGGAACCTTCTCTCAACCTGAAAAG gtctacACGCTTTCTGTGTCTGGAGATAGACTAATTGTGGGGACGGCAGGTCGGAGAGTGCTGGTGTGGGATTTGCGGAACATGGGTTATGTTCAGCAGCGAAGAGAGTCAAGTCTGAAATACCAGACCCGCTGTATCAGAGCGTTTCCGAATAAACAG GGTTATGTTTTAAGTTCTATTGAAGGTCGTGTTGCAGTGGAATATTTGGATCCAAGTCCAGAAatccagaagaagaaatacgCATTCAAGTGTCACcgtttgaaagaaaataacattgaGCAGATTTATCCAGTTAATGCTATTTCTTTCCATAACGTCCACAACACATTTGCTACAG gagGTTCTGATGgatttgtaaatatttgggATCCATTTAATAAAAAGCGGCTGTGTCAGTTCCATCGGTATCCCACAAGCATAGCATCACTTGCCTTCAGCAATGATGGAACTACCCTTGCAATAGCTTCTTCATATATGTATGAAATGGATGACATTGAACATCCTGAAGATGGTATCTATATTCGCCAAGTGACAgatgcagaaacaaaacctaA GTCTACTTAG
- the HMX2 gene encoding homeobox protein HMX2: MSSKEDPSKCCPAAAPLSSFTIQSILGSGSAEPPREAGGRAAAWPARGRTLSLSSEDEEPEESWKHRGCFCPEAQGPAEACHKHQPLSFTCLGSAKGSGAAAAAGSGERGPFLSPPQQDCKEEKEKPLGPASPSCGDRQRDGGDRQAGAAKKKTRTVFSRSQVYQLESTFDMKRYLSSSERACLASSLQLTETQVKTWFQNRRNKWKRQLSAELEAANMAHASAQTLVGMPLVFRDNSLLRVPVPRSIAFPAPLYYPGSNLSALPLYNLYNKIDY, encoded by the exons ATGAGCAGCAAAGAAGACCCGAGCAAGTGCTGTCCGGCGGCTGCTCCCCTCTCCAGTTTCACCATCCAGTCCATCCTGGGTAGCGGCAGCGCCGAGCCCCCCCGGGAGGCCGGCGGCAGGGCGGCCGCCTGGCCCGCCCGCGGCCGgaccctctccctctcctcgGAGGACGAGGAGCCGGAGGAGAGCTGGAAACACCGCGGCTGCTTCTGCCCGGAGGCTCAGGGCCCCGCCGAGGCGTGCCACAAGCACCAGCCCCTCAGCTTCACCTGTCTCG GCAGCGCCAAGGGGAGCggagcagcggcggcggcgggcagcggggagcgggggcCCTTCCTCTCGCCCCCCCAGCAGGACTgtaaggaggagaaggagaagccGCTGGGACCCGCCTCGCCCTCCTGCGGGGACCGGCAACGCGACGGCGGGGACCGGCAGGCCGGCGCCGCCAAGAAGAAGACGCGCACGGTGTTCAGCCGCAGCCAGGTCTATCAGCTGGAGTCCACCTTCGACATGAAGCGCTACCTGAGCAGCTCGGAGCGGGcctgcctggcctccagcctgcagctcaCCGAGACCCAGGTGAAGACCTGGTTCCAGAACCGCAGGAACAAGTGGAAACGGCAGCTCTCGGCCGAGCTGGAGGCGGCCAACATGGCCCACGCCTCGGCGCAGACTCTGGTGGGGATGCCGCTGGTGTTCAGAGACAATTCCCTCCTCCGAGTGCCGGTGCCCCGGTCCATCGCCTTCCCCGCTCCTCTCTACTATCCCGGCAGCAACCTCTCGGCCTTACCGCTCTACAACCTCTACAACAAGATCGACTACTGA
- the BUB3 gene encoding mitotic checkpoint protein BUB3 isoform X2, producing MKTMTGSNEFKLNQTPDDGISSVKFSPNTSQFLLVSSWDTTVRLYDVPANTMRLKYQHSGAVLDCAFYDPTHAWSGGLDQQLKMHDLNTDQENLVGAHDAPIRCVEYCPEVNVMVTGSWDQTVKLWDPRTPCNAGTFSQPEKVYTLSVSGDRLIVGTAGRRVLVWDLRNMGYVQQRRESSLKYQTRCIRAFPNKQGYVLSSIEGRVAVEYLDPSPEIQKKKYAFKCHRLKENNIEQIYPVNAISFHNVHNTFATGGSDGFVNIWDPFNKKRLCQFHRYPTSIASLAFSNDGTTLAIASSYMYEMDDIEHPEDGIYIRQVTDAETKPK from the exons ATGAAAACG ATGACAGGATCAAACGAATTCAAACTAAATCAAACTCCGGATGATGGTATTTCATCAGTAAAGTTTAGTCCAAATACATCTCAGTTTCTGCTTGTTTCATCCTGGGACACAACTGTCCGGCTCTATGATGTTCCTGCCAACACCATGAGACTCAAATATCAACATTCAGGAGCTGTCCTTGACTGTGCTTTTTAT GATCCTACCCATGCCTGGAGTGGAGGATTAGATCAGCAATTGAAAATGCACGATCTGAACACGGACCAAG aaaaccTTGTTGGTGCCCATGATGCTCCTATCAGGTGTGTTGAGTATTGCCCAGAAGTGAACGTCATGGTGACTGGAAGCTGGGATCAAACAGTTAAACTGTGGGATCCCAGAACTCCTTGTAATGCAGGAACCTTCTCTCAACCTGAAAAG gtctacACGCTTTCTGTGTCTGGAGATAGACTAATTGTGGGGACGGCAGGTCGGAGAGTGCTGGTGTGGGATTTGCGGAACATGGGTTATGTTCAGCAGCGAAGAGAGTCAAGTCTGAAATACCAGACCCGCTGTATCAGAGCGTTTCCGAATAAACAG GGTTATGTTTTAAGTTCTATTGAAGGTCGTGTTGCAGTGGAATATTTGGATCCAAGTCCAGAAatccagaagaagaaatacgCATTCAAGTGTCACcgtttgaaagaaaataacattgaGCAGATTTATCCAGTTAATGCTATTTCTTTCCATAACGTCCACAACACATTTGCTACAG gagGTTCTGATGgatttgtaaatatttgggATCCATTTAATAAAAAGCGGCTGTGTCAGTTCCATCGGTATCCCACAAGCATAGCATCACTTGCCTTCAGCAATGATGGAACTACCCTTGCAATAGCTTCTTCATATATGTATGAAATGGATGACATTGAACATCCTGAAGATGGTATCTATATTCGCCAAGTGACAgatgcagaaacaaaacctaAGTGA